In Morococcus cerebrosus, a single genomic region encodes these proteins:
- the ruvB gene encoding Holliday junction branch migration DNA helicase RuvB, which produces MLQTDNLTAAQPQRIITAQSISSQEELLERALRPKTLDDYIGQDKAKEQLAIFIQAAKKRGEALDHTLLFGPPGLGKTTLAHIIAKELGVNLRQTSGPVLERAGDLAALLTNLEPHDVLFIDEIHRLSPVVEEILYPALEDYQLDIMIGEGPAARSVKIDLPPFTLVGATTRAGMLTNPLRDRFGIVARLEFYQNQDLATIVSRSAQLLQLDMGEEGAMEVAKRSRGTPRIANRLLRRVRDFADVKNNGVIDAAIADAALSMLDVDAQGLDVMDRKFLEAILHKFSGGPVGLDNVAAAIGESTDTIEDVIEPYLIQQGFLQRTPRGRMATERAYLHFGLKMEK; this is translated from the coding sequence ATGCTGCAAACCGACAACCTGACCGCCGCCCAGCCCCAGCGCATCATCACCGCCCAAAGCATCTCCTCGCAGGAAGAGTTGCTCGAACGCGCCCTGCGCCCTAAAACGCTGGACGACTATATCGGGCAAGACAAAGCCAAAGAACAGCTCGCCATCTTTATCCAAGCCGCCAAAAAACGCGGCGAAGCCCTAGACCACACCCTGCTCTTCGGCCCGCCCGGACTGGGCAAAACCACGCTGGCGCACATCATCGCCAAAGAGCTGGGCGTCAACCTGCGCCAAACCAGCGGCCCCGTCCTCGAACGCGCCGGCGACCTTGCCGCCCTTCTGACCAATCTCGAGCCGCACGACGTATTGTTTATCGACGAAATCCACCGCCTCAGCCCCGTCGTCGAAGAAATCCTCTACCCCGCGCTCGAAGACTACCAGCTCGACATCATGATAGGCGAAGGCCCTGCCGCCCGTTCCGTCAAAATCGACCTACCGCCCTTCACGCTCGTCGGCGCAACGACTCGCGCAGGTATGCTGACCAACCCTCTGCGCGACCGCTTCGGCATCGTTGCCCGCTTGGAGTTTTATCAAAATCAAGACCTTGCCACCATCGTCAGCCGTTCCGCGCAATTACTGCAACTTGACATGGGCGAAGAAGGCGCGATGGAAGTCGCCAAGCGCAGCCGCGGCACGCCCCGCATCGCCAACCGCCTGCTGCGCCGCGTCCGCGATTTTGCCGATGTGAAAAACAACGGCGTAATTGATGCCGCCATTGCCGATGCCGCTTTAAGTATGCTGGATGTGGACGCGCAAGGTTTGGACGTCATGGACAGAAAATTCCTCGAAGCCATCCTGCACAAATTCAGCGGAGGTCCCGTCGGCCTTGATAATGTTGCCGCCGCCATCGGCGAATCCACGGACACCATCGAGGACGTTATCGAACCCTACCTCATCCAACAAGGCTTCCTGCAACGTACCCCGCGCGGCAGAATGGCCACCGAACGCGCCTACCTGCACTTCGGCTTGAAAATGGAAAAATAA
- a CDS encoding site-specific recombinase, producing the protein MEKITHQNLHPLLSKSLTDTDFVLILNALIKFLRRGGKKQAAERFDLIISTLKQDEELGKNFSGRFYHWLSQVHIYPALIKLGIFSRHSFTREMGIRIYERFSPSYKDFANLREVFLYLFHSENDDKWLQTLSIRQWLSLYDLIRTSADPALPQNACRQLVDARLRAIEMLAIWIASEAIEPDLIRIAPRLLEADSPFVALQRETAKLVEHYRNDTTPYDTAHLEVMFDQCCSQIDYLRRKGTGAGSGSSVKVAHLLERLQQTVDRLKLLTDIQTDAGNRNRLTITLMNSLIYAAVEQYSTRHLRRSSIRMLARSITENKSHHGEHYITRNRKEYFKMFYSAAGGGVIIALMALHKIHIGTLGFSPFVTSLLSGLNYGIGFMLIHMLHCTVATKQPAMTAASFAEQVDLNEGGKAVDNKLAKLLIDVCRSQSVAVFGNVSIAILLACAISFGYAHLHQQPILDAHTTAYQFKSIDIINHPTLWYAAIAGLWLFCSGIIAGFFDNRADYLNLRQRLPFNPLLRKIMRPKPRRVLAAYIHKHYGSLVGNFIFGMLLGMTGYFGHLLGLPLDIRHVAFSSANLGYATVSGNVGFGTFMLGICSVLAIGLVNLIVSFTLALFVALRSRGTKIGSVGNLCKSFWQQIKANPLILFFPVTPVQTDKDGGKDTAKEGEDKH; encoded by the coding sequence ATGGAAAAAATTACTCACCAAAATCTACATCCCTTACTTTCCAAAAGTCTGACCGACACCGATTTCGTCCTTATCCTCAACGCCTTAATCAAATTCCTGCGGCGCGGCGGCAAAAAACAGGCGGCAGAACGCTTCGACCTGATTATCTCCACGCTCAAACAAGACGAAGAACTCGGAAAAAACTTCAGTGGCCGCTTCTACCACTGGCTTTCGCAAGTCCACATCTATCCCGCGCTGATCAAACTCGGCATCTTCTCGCGCCACAGCTTTACCCGCGAGATGGGCATACGCATATACGAACGCTTCAGCCCGTCCTACAAAGACTTTGCCAACCTGCGCGAAGTGTTCCTCTACCTTTTCCACTCCGAAAACGACGACAAATGGCTGCAAACCCTCAGCATCCGCCAATGGTTAAGCCTGTACGACCTGATACGCACAAGCGCCGATCCCGCCTTGCCGCAAAACGCCTGCCGCCAGTTGGTTGACGCCCGCCTGCGCGCCATCGAAATGCTGGCCATTTGGATTGCCTCCGAAGCCATCGAACCCGACCTCATCCGCATCGCCCCGCGCCTGCTCGAAGCCGATTCGCCCTTCGTCGCCCTCCAGCGCGAAACCGCCAAACTGGTCGAACACTACCGCAACGACACCACCCCTTACGACACCGCCCACCTTGAAGTCATGTTCGACCAATGTTGCAGCCAGATCGACTATCTGCGCCGAAAAGGGACGGGCGCAGGTTCAGGCTCGTCCGTCAAAGTCGCCCACCTGCTTGAACGGCTCCAGCAGACCGTAGATCGCCTGAAACTGCTCACCGACATCCAAACCGATGCCGGCAACCGCAACCGCCTCACCATTACCCTGATGAACTCCCTCATCTACGCCGCGGTCGAGCAATACAGTACCCGCCACCTGCGCCGCAGCAGCATACGCATGCTCGCCCGCAGCATTACCGAAAACAAAAGCCACCACGGCGAGCATTACATCACCCGCAACCGCAAAGAATATTTCAAAATGTTCTACTCCGCGGCGGGCGGCGGCGTCATCATCGCCCTGATGGCATTGCACAAAATCCACATCGGCACACTCGGCTTCAGCCCCTTCGTTACCTCCTTGCTGTCAGGGCTCAACTACGGCATAGGCTTCATGCTCATCCATATGCTGCACTGCACCGTCGCCACCAAACAGCCCGCCATGACCGCCGCCAGCTTCGCCGAACAAGTCGATCTCAACGAAGGCGGCAAAGCGGTGGACAACAAGCTCGCCAAGCTCCTTATCGACGTATGCCGCTCCCAAAGCGTCGCCGTCTTCGGCAACGTTTCCATCGCCATCCTTTTGGCGTGTGCCATATCGTTCGGCTATGCCCATCTGCACCAACAGCCTATACTTGATGCCCACACCACCGCCTACCAGTTCAAATCCATAGACATCATCAATCATCCGACCCTATGGTATGCCGCTATTGCGGGCTTGTGGCTGTTCTGTTCCGGCATCATCGCAGGCTTCTTCGACAACCGCGCCGACTACCTCAACCTGCGCCAACGCCTGCCCTTCAATCCCTTGTTGCGCAAAATCATGCGCCCCAAACCCCGCCGCGTCCTCGCCGCCTACATTCACAAACACTACGGCTCGCTGGTCGGCAACTTCATCTTCGGTATGCTCTTGGGCATGACCGGCTACTTCGGACACCTCCTCGGTCTGCCGCTGGACATCCGCCATGTCGCCTTCTCCTCTGCCAACCTCGGCTACGCCACCGTCAGTGGCAACGTCGGCTTTGGCACATTCATGCTCGGCATTTGCAGCGTCCTCGCCATCGGTTTGGTCAACCTCATCGTCAGCTTCACCCTCGCCCTCTTCGTCGCCCTGCGCTCGCGCGGCACGAAAATCGGCAGCGTCGGCAATTTGTGCAAAAGCTTCTGGCAGCAGATTAAAGCCAACCCGCTGATCTTGTTTTTCCCAGTTACGCCGGTTCAGACAGATAAAGACGGCGGGAAAGATACTGCCAAAGAGGGTGAGGACAAACACTAG
- the nadE gene encoding NAD(+) synthase, which produces MQTQAVIRHIADWLKNYAAAAHAKGFVVGVSGGIDSAVVSAIAARTGLKVLLLEMPIRQKADQVSRAQEHIRRLEQAFPNVSGMRVDLTPTFDTFAADVEVDETEFPAKQLALANARSRLRMLTLYYYGQLNGLLVTGTGNKIEDFGVGFFTKYGDGGVDISPIADLTKTQIYQIAGELDIAESIQKAVPTDGLWDTERTDEEQMGASYPELEWAMSVYGTHRPEDFEGRQREVLEIYTRLHKAMQHKVNPIPVCNIPEEMLK; this is translated from the coding sequence ATGCAGACCCAAGCCGTTATCCGCCATATTGCCGACTGGCTGAAAAACTATGCCGCCGCCGCACACGCCAAAGGGTTTGTCGTCGGCGTTTCCGGCGGTATCGATTCCGCGGTCGTTTCCGCCATCGCGGCACGGACGGGGCTGAAGGTTCTACTGCTTGAAATGCCCATCCGCCAAAAAGCCGACCAAGTCAGCCGCGCGCAGGAACACATCCGCCGGTTGGAACAGGCGTTTCCCAACGTCAGCGGGATGCGTGTGGATTTGACGCCGACTTTCGATACTTTTGCCGCCGATGTCGAGGTCGATGAAACCGAGTTCCCCGCCAAACAGCTTGCGCTTGCCAACGCCCGCAGCCGCCTGCGGATGCTGACGCTTTATTATTACGGGCAGCTAAACGGTTTGCTGGTTACCGGCACGGGCAACAAAATCGAAGATTTCGGCGTAGGCTTTTTCACCAAATACGGCGACGGCGGCGTGGACATCAGCCCGATTGCCGATTTGACCAAAACGCAGATTTATCAAATTGCCGGCGAACTGGACATCGCCGAGTCCATCCAAAAAGCCGTGCCGACCGACGGGCTTTGGGATACCGAACGCACGGACGAAGAACAGATGGGCGCAAGCTACCCCGAACTCGAATGGGCGATGAGTGTTTACGGCACGCACCGTCCCGAAGATTTTGAAGGCAGGCAGCGCGAAGTCTTGGAAATCTACACCCGCCTGCACAAAGCCATGCAGCACAAAGTCAATCCGATTCCTGTCTGTAACATTCCCGAAGAGATGCTGAAATAA
- a CDS encoding heavy metal translocating P-type ATPase, with product MNQTERTCFHCGLEVPEHLHLTVRYENEDHETCCAGCQAVAQSIIDAGLGNYYKQRTADAEKSELPPPEVLSQLKLYDLPEVQADFVEVGEGDEREAVLMLGGITCAACVWLIEQQLLRTAGVVRVDLNYSTHRCRVVWDEGKIALSDILLKIRKTGYTAAPYDAQKVEAQAQKERKQFIVRLAVAGLGMMQTMMFAVPTYLYGGDIEPLFLEILHWGGFLMVLPVVFYSALPFYRGAWRDWKNRRVGMDTPIAIAVVMTFVAGIYSLAVNAGQGMYFESIAMLLFFLLGGRFMEQIARRRAGDAAERLVKLVPAFCHRLPSYPDSEEIEEAAVVQLQAGDVIVVKPGEVIPVDGTVLSGESEVDEAMLTGESLPVVKRSSENVIAGTLNTGSPLVIRTDRTGNNTRLSHIVKLLDRALAQKPRAAELAEKYASSFVFGELLLAVPVFIGWAWYADAQTALWITVALLVITCPCALSLATPTALAASTGALADDGVLISGKQSLETLAQIDDVVFDKTGTLTKGQLSVSRIIPLGRLKTEEALAAAQALEQQSEHPIARAILNHTLSDDPAPAPEYTVSQRVNRIGQGVSAQMTYKGETQVWALGRADFVAGIAGVLPDEAAGIEHAGSMVFLGNQSGFQAVFLLEDQIKDSAAAMLDILKQQGIRTHLLSGDRTNAVAQVAQTLGLDTYRAEATPEDKLAYVEDLQKQGRKVLMVGDGINDAPVLAQADVSAAVAAGADVARDGADLVLLNDDLNILPATIAQARRTREIIRQNLAWASAYNIIAVPLAVLGYVKPWIAALGMSLSSLFVVGNALRLLKKRK from the coding sequence ATGAATCAAACGGAAAGAACCTGTTTCCATTGCGGTCTGGAAGTCCCCGAACACCTCCATTTGACCGTCCGCTACGAAAATGAAGACCATGAAACCTGCTGCGCGGGTTGTCAGGCGGTGGCGCAGAGCATTATTGATGCAGGTTTGGGCAATTATTACAAACAGCGTACCGCCGATGCGGAAAAATCCGAATTGCCGCCGCCGGAAGTGTTGTCGCAACTGAAATTGTACGATTTGCCCGAAGTGCAGGCGGATTTTGTCGAGGTCGGGGAAGGGGATGAACGCGAGGCGGTGTTGATGCTGGGCGGCATTACCTGCGCGGCGTGCGTATGGCTGATTGAGCAACAGCTTTTGCGGACAGCAGGCGTGGTGCGCGTGGATTTGAATTACAGTACGCACCGCTGCCGCGTGGTGTGGGACGAGGGCAAAATCGCGCTGTCGGACATTCTTTTGAAAATCCGCAAAACGGGTTATACCGCCGCGCCTTACGATGCGCAAAAAGTCGAGGCGCAGGCGCAAAAAGAGCGCAAACAGTTTATCGTCAGGCTGGCGGTCGCGGGTTTGGGCATGATGCAGACGATGATGTTTGCCGTGCCGACTTATCTTTACGGCGGCGACATTGAGCCGCTGTTTTTGGAAATTCTGCACTGGGGCGGTTTTTTGATGGTGCTGCCCGTCGTGTTTTACAGCGCGTTGCCGTTTTACCGCGGCGCATGGCGCGATTGGAAAAACCGCCGTGTCGGCATGGATACGCCGATTGCGATTGCGGTCGTGATGACTTTTGTCGCGGGTATTTACAGTCTCGCCGTCAACGCGGGGCAGGGGATGTATTTCGAATCCATCGCCATGCTGCTGTTTTTCCTGTTGGGTGGGCGGTTTATGGAACAAATCGCAAGGCGCAGGGCGGGGGATGCGGCGGAGCGGCTGGTGAAACTCGTTCCCGCGTTCTGCCACCGCCTTCCGTCTTATCCCGACAGCGAGGAAATCGAAGAAGCGGCGGTTGTACAGCTTCAGGCGGGCGACGTGATCGTTGTCAAACCCGGCGAAGTCATTCCTGTGGACGGCACGGTGTTGTCCGGCGAGAGCGAAGTGGACGAAGCCATGTTGACGGGCGAGAGCCTGCCCGTTGTCAAAAGGTCGTCTGAAAACGTTATCGCAGGCACGCTCAATACGGGCAGCCCGCTTGTTATCCGAACCGACCGCACCGGCAACAACACGCGCCTGTCGCACATCGTCAAACTGCTCGACCGCGCGCTCGCCCAAAAACCGCGCGCCGCCGAGCTTGCCGAGAAATACGCCTCCAGCTTCGTGTTTGGCGAGCTGCTGCTTGCCGTGCCCGTTTTCATCGGCTGGGCATGGTATGCCGACGCGCAAACCGCCTTGTGGATTACCGTCGCTCTGCTGGTCATTACCTGCCCGTGCGCACTTTCGCTTGCCACGCCGACCGCGCTTGCCGCCTCCACAGGCGCGCTTGCCGACGACGGCGTGTTAATCAGCGGCAAACAAAGCCTCGAAACGCTCGCCCAAATCGACGACGTCGTGTTCGACAAAACCGGCACGCTGACCAAAGGACAACTGTCCGTCAGCCGAATCATCCCCTTAGGTCGTCTGAAAACAGAAGAAGCGCTCGCCGCCGCACAAGCCCTGGAGCAACAATCCGAACACCCCATCGCCCGCGCCATCTTGAACCACACGCTTTCAGACGACCCCGCCCCTGCGCCCGAATACACAGTCTCCCAACGCGTCAACCGCATCGGGCAAGGCGTTAGCGCGCAAATGACCTACAAAGGAGAAACCCAAGTTTGGGCATTGGGACGCGCCGATTTTGTCGCTGGAATAGCCGGCGTGTTGCCTGACGAAGCCGCCGGTATCGAACACGCAGGCAGCATGGTGTTCCTCGGCAACCAAAGCGGTTTCCAAGCCGTCTTCCTGCTCGAAGACCAAATCAAAGACAGCGCCGCCGCCATGCTCGACATCCTCAAACAACAAGGCATCCGCACCCACCTGCTCAGCGGCGACCGCACCAATGCCGTTGCACAAGTCGCGCAGACACTCGGTTTAGACACCTACCGCGCCGAAGCCACGCCCGAAGATAAACTCGCCTATGTTGAAGACTTGCAGAAACAGGGCAGAAAAGTCTTGATGGTCGGCGACGGCATCAACGACGCCCCCGTCCTCGCCCAAGCCGACGTATCCGCCGCCGTCGCAGCAGGTGCCGATGTCGCACGCGACGGCGCCGATCTGGTCTTGCTCAACGACGATTTGAACATCCTGCCCGCCACCATCGCCCAAGCCCGCCGCACACGCGAAATCATCCGCCAAAACCTCGCCTGGGCAAGCGCATACAACATCATCGCCGTCCCGCTTGCCGTCCTGGGCTACGTCAAACCCTGGATCGCCGCATTGGGCATGAGCCTCAGCTCGCTGTTCGTAGTGGGCAACGCGTTGAGGCTGTTGAAGAAGAGGAAGTAG
- a CDS encoding BCCT family transporter, with translation MSLFHFLRNRSSFNPFVVSVTLSFVLLVIGIALLIPQQAETVLNAAKTGIFKNFSWFYILAFSAFFFFLLALSVSSFGNIKLGSNEEEPEFSFWSWLAMLFAAGMGVGLMFFGVAEPLTHYLSPITEGGSGARQQDALLHTLFHWGVHAWSVYAAMALALAYFAFRYKLPLSLRSCFYPLLKEKIDGKAGDIIDILALVATLFGIITTLGFGAAQLGAGLAQIGWISENTFSVQTIVIFAVMGLAVASAASGIGKGVKMLSEMNLTLAFVLMVFVLATGPTLHLLSAFNDNLGTYLSNLVQLSFKTYSYEQNHTEWFGGWTILYWAWWCSWAPFVGLFIARISRGRTIREFIFGVLAVPSLFCVIWFTIFGDTAIWINDHTAAGALGELTGTPEKLLFRFLEYLPLPTLTGLVSLMVIALFFITSADSGIYVLNNIASRDKSLTAPRWQAVMWGLLMSAAAIVLLRFGGLPTLQTMTLIVALPFAMLMLIMCFSLWRGLNADHKYFTTAVTPSSVYWSGDNWQDRLERMLNQTQEQDILKFLKTTALPAMRELSEELSDKYSLSVDIQTYFDREEPAVEFTIHKESLRDFMYGIKTIKREVSEQLIKDGHLPHIRHNVTYEPYTYFFDGRSGYDVQYMNRRELIADILKQYERYLNLLTNVGQELMSHQQTELAE, from the coding sequence TTGTCTTTATTTCATTTCTTACGCAACCGCTCTTCGTTCAATCCCTTCGTCGTTTCCGTTACGCTGTCCTTCGTGCTGCTGGTCATCGGCATCGCGCTTTTGATTCCGCAGCAGGCAGAAACCGTCCTCAATGCCGCCAAAACAGGCATTTTCAAAAACTTCAGTTGGTTTTACATCTTGGCGTTTTCAGCCTTCTTCTTCTTCCTGCTCGCACTTTCGGTCAGCAGCTTCGGCAACATCAAACTGGGCAGCAACGAAGAAGAGCCTGAATTTAGCTTTTGGTCTTGGCTCGCCATGCTGTTCGCGGCGGGTATGGGGGTCGGGTTGATGTTTTTCGGTGTCGCCGAACCGCTCACCCACTATCTGTCCCCCATCACCGAAGGCGGCAGCGGCGCAAGGCAGCAGGACGCGTTGCTCCACACCCTCTTCCACTGGGGTGTACATGCCTGGTCGGTTTACGCCGCCATGGCGTTGGCGCTCGCCTATTTCGCCTTCCGCTACAAACTCCCGCTTTCCCTGCGCTCCTGCTTTTATCCGCTGTTGAAAGAGAAAATCGACGGTAAGGCAGGCGACATCATCGACATACTCGCGCTGGTCGCCACCCTGTTCGGCATCATTACCACGCTCGGTTTCGGCGCGGCGCAGTTGGGCGCGGGCTTGGCACAAATCGGCTGGATAAGCGAAAACACCTTTTCCGTACAAACCATCGTGATTTTCGCCGTCATGGGTTTGGCAGTCGCCTCCGCCGCCTCCGGCATAGGCAAAGGCGTCAAAATGTTGAGCGAGATGAACTTGACCCTTGCTTTTGTACTGATGGTTTTCGTCCTCGCCACCGGCCCGACCCTCCACCTGCTCTCCGCCTTCAACGACAACCTCGGCACTTACCTGAGCAACCTCGTACAACTCAGTTTCAAAACATACAGCTACGAACAAAACCATACCGAATGGTTCGGCGGCTGGACCATCTTATACTGGGCATGGTGGTGTTCTTGGGCGCCTTTCGTCGGACTCTTCATCGCCCGCATCTCGCGCGGACGCACCATACGCGAATTCATTTTCGGCGTTTTGGCGGTTCCCTCCCTGTTCTGCGTCATCTGGTTTACCATCTTCGGCGATACCGCCATCTGGATTAACGACCACACCGCAGCAGGCGCATTGGGCGAATTGACCGGCACGCCCGAAAAACTCCTCTTCCGCTTCCTCGAATACCTCCCCCTGCCGACCCTCACAGGGCTCGTCAGCCTCATGGTGATCGCCCTCTTCTTCATCACCTCCGCCGACTCCGGCATTTATGTCCTCAACAACATCGCCTCCCGCGACAAAAGCCTGACCGCCCCACGCTGGCAGGCAGTGATGTGGGGGCTGTTGATGTCCGCAGCCGCCATCGTCCTTTTGCGCTTCGGCGGACTGCCCACCCTGCAAACCATGACCCTTATCGTCGCCCTGCCTTTCGCCATGCTCATGCTGATCATGTGTTTCAGCCTCTGGCGCGGATTAAACGCCGACCACAAATACTTCACGACCGCCGTCACCCCCTCCAGTGTCTATTGGAGCGGCGACAACTGGCAGGACAGGCTCGAGCGTATGCTGAACCAAACGCAGGAACAAGACATCCTCAAATTCCTCAAAACCACCGCCCTGCCCGCCATGCGCGAACTGAGCGAAGAGTTGTCCGACAAATACAGCCTGAGCGTCGACATCCAAACCTACTTCGACCGCGAAGAGCCTGCCGTCGAATTCACCATCCACAAAGAGTCCCTGCGCGACTTCATGTACGGCATTAAAACCATCAAGCGCGAAGTGTCCGAACAGCTTATCAAAGACGGCCACCTCCCGCACATCCGCCACAACGTAACCTACGAGCCCTACACCTACTTCTTCGACGGCCGCAGCGGCTACGACGTGCAATACATGAACCGCCGCGAACTCATCGCCGACATCCTTAAGCAGTACGAGCGTTACCTCAACCTCCTGACCAATGTCGGACAAGAACTCATGTCGCACCAGCAAACCGAATTGGCGGAATAA